In the genome of Paenibacillus sp. FSL R5-0766, one region contains:
- a CDS encoding RICIN domain-containing protein, with protein sequence MLLAPGPNALAAPLSVTNGVQFKDTNGNVVHAHGGGMIKANGYYYWFGENRNTNGTFKAVSVYRSSDLKNWEYRNDVLTSSSAAELNISNIERPKVIYNSSTGKYVLWMHKENGLDYGEARVAVATSNTVDGNYTYVGSYRPLGYDSRDMTVYNDNGTAYLISATRVNADLNIYKLTPDFLGVESLVTTLWPGQYREAPALFKKDGVYFLITSGATGWNPNQAKYATASSITGTWSGLSNFGDSTTYGSQSTYVVPVEGSQTTSYLYMGDRWAGAWSGPVQDSKYVWLPLSFPSATSLAMNWASSITIDTATGTVTGVSTPDVWDPNASYQLISRKSNKLLNVIGGSSANGADLEQRADGGMTSQQWQITDAGGGYVKIINRSSGKLIGVENGATTDGAVIEQWNDGGWASQQWQLVHVGGGYYKLKNRSTGKVLDISSQSLADGAAAIQWTDNGGTNQHFQIVKVQ encoded by the coding sequence ATGCTGCTCGCACCCGGACCGAATGCTTTAGCTGCTCCGCTCAGTGTAACGAACGGGGTACAGTTCAAGGATACTAATGGCAATGTCGTTCATGCTCATGGGGGCGGGATGATCAAGGCAAACGGGTATTATTACTGGTTTGGAGAGAACCGTAATACGAATGGAACGTTCAAGGCCGTATCCGTGTATCGTTCATCGGATCTGAAGAACTGGGAGTATCGCAATGATGTGCTCACCAGCAGCTCGGCAGCCGAGCTAAATATCTCCAACATTGAACGCCCAAAAGTCATCTATAACAGTTCGACTGGCAAATATGTGCTGTGGATGCACAAGGAGAATGGTCTGGATTATGGCGAGGCCCGAGTGGCGGTAGCTACTTCGAATACGGTTGATGGCAACTATACCTATGTGGGCAGTTATCGTCCACTTGGGTATGATTCCAGAGATATGACGGTGTACAACGATAACGGAACCGCTTATCTGATCTCTGCGACCCGGGTGAATGCAGATCTTAATATATATAAGCTGACCCCGGATTTCCTGGGTGTGGAATCCCTTGTCACAACACTATGGCCCGGACAATATCGTGAAGCACCTGCCCTATTCAAAAAAGACGGCGTCTACTTCCTGATCACCTCGGGTGCGACTGGCTGGAATCCAAATCAGGCCAAATATGCGACAGCCTCCAGCATTACAGGTACATGGAGCGGTCTTAGCAATTTTGGAGACAGCACAACGTATGGTTCTCAATCCACCTATGTTGTTCCAGTAGAAGGTTCACAGACCACATCCTATCTCTACATGGGTGATCGCTGGGCTGGTGCATGGAGCGGACCTGTCCAGGATTCCAAGTATGTCTGGCTGCCACTTTCATTCCCGAGCGCAACCAGTCTGGCGATGAACTGGGCCAGCAGTATTACGATAGATACAGCAACAGGGACCGTGACCGGAGTGAGTACACCGGATGTATGGGACCCGAATGCTTCATATCAGCTGATTAGCCGTAAAAGCAACAAATTGCTAAATGTCATTGGGGGTTCTTCCGCCAACGGTGCGGATCTGGAGCAGCGAGCAGATGGGGGGATGACAAGTCAACAGTGGCAGATTACCGATGCAGGTGGCGGTTATGTCAAAATCATCAACCGTTCCAGTGGCAAGCTGATCGGTGTGGAGAATGGTGCCACGACGGATGGGGCTGTCATTGAACAGTGGAATGATGGTGGCTGGGCCAGCCAGCAATGGCAGCTCGTCCATGTAGGTGGTGGTTATTATAAACTGAAGAACCGCAGTACAGGCAAGGTCTTGGACATCTCCAGTCAATCCTTGGCAGATGGGGCTGCGGCCATCCAGTGGACGGATAATGGCGGCACGAATCAACATTTTCAGATTGTTAAGGTGCAGTAA
- a CDS encoding PepSY domain-containing protein — protein sequence MMMMNKHKLWIGSLSAAVLLGGSAVAASGNVNGQSVQTTPTSTTQSATQNQNSTGKMLNASQAKALALKAADGKVDDVDLERRNGQTFYEVEIDRKGTNDVVVRLDAYTGKILAVVNDDDYDDDDDYKGTATGNTSNNSTSKQVKLTASQASNIALKQVTGGKVTKVELDHDDGRYVYEIELRTAQGEADVDIDANTGKVLSFDQDFDDED from the coding sequence ATGATGATGATGAACAAACATAAACTTTGGATTGGTAGCTTGTCAGCAGCAGTATTACTTGGTGGATCAGCCGTAGCGGCTAGCGGGAATGTGAACGGACAATCGGTGCAAACTACACCAACGTCAACAACACAATCTGCAACACAGAATCAGAACAGCACAGGTAAAATGCTGAATGCATCACAAGCGAAAGCGTTGGCGTTAAAAGCAGCCGATGGTAAAGTGGATGACGTGGATCTGGAGCGTAGAAACGGCCAAACGTTCTATGAAGTTGAGATCGACAGAAAAGGAACCAATGATGTTGTTGTTCGTCTGGATGCTTATACAGGCAAAATCCTTGCGGTTGTGAATGATGATGACTACGATGATGACGACGATTATAAAGGTACTGCAACAGGCAACACATCTAATAACTCTACTTCCAAGCAGGTCAAATTGACGGCATCCCAGGCTTCAAACATTGCGTTGAAACAAGTTACGGGTGGTAAAGTAACCAAAGTCGAGCTGGATCATGATGATGGTCGCTATGTGTATGAGATCGAACTGAGAACTGCTCAAGGTGAAGCAGATGTAGATATCGATGCCAACACAGGTAAAGTGTTATCGTTTGACCAGGATTTTGACGACGAAGATTAA
- a CDS encoding PepSY domain-containing protein, producing MTEHEQRPPEMKRHEQTNSGWAKSRRSLWWGAGLLVVLIVAAVVWWKPWQSTGAVLTADAAAQSVLDQYPGEIVNSTLKDGTYIMQLRSETGLYDVQVDAVTAAVNSIKRLESNPQAEEKTLWSREQIKTALLKQQTDNQLVSLELVEQQGSPVYTAVVKAKDNSREELTIDPYTGETIASKTIAAPTTEPTKDDPKPQFLSEKQAKQKALAEVPGEVDDIELRGTNSGNPYYLVEIDLEDGREAIVQVNAISGAIRSVTWDEDDD from the coding sequence ATGACAGAGCATGAGCAGCGACCACCGGAGATGAAACGGCATGAACAGACGAACAGTGGGTGGGCAAAATCGCGAAGATCACTTTGGTGGGGTGCAGGGCTTCTCGTTGTGCTGATTGTGGCTGCTGTTGTGTGGTGGAAGCCGTGGCAATCGACGGGTGCGGTACTTACGGCAGATGCGGCAGCCCAGTCCGTACTGGATCAATATCCAGGGGAGATTGTGAATTCCACGTTGAAGGACGGGACGTATATCATGCAGCTCCGTTCGGAGACTGGCCTATATGATGTGCAAGTGGATGCCGTTACAGCTGCTGTGAATTCCATTAAACGGCTGGAGTCGAACCCGCAAGCGGAAGAGAAGACGTTATGGAGCCGCGAGCAGATCAAGACGGCGTTGTTAAAACAACAGACAGATAACCAATTGGTCTCGCTTGAACTTGTGGAGCAGCAAGGCAGTCCGGTATACACCGCGGTAGTGAAGGCAAAGGATAACAGCCGTGAAGAACTCACCATTGATCCATACACGGGAGAGACGATAGCTTCCAAAACAATAGCAGCCCCGACAACTGAACCAACCAAGGATGATCCCAAACCTCAGTTTCTGAGCGAGAAACAAGCCAAGCAGAAGGCACTTGCGGAGGTCCCGGGGGAAGTAGACGACATCGAACTGCGTGGAACCAACAGCGGGAATCCATATTATCTGGTTGAAATTGATTTGGAGGATGGCCGTGAGGCTATTGTACAGGTGAATGCCATCTCAGGAGCAATTCGTTCGGTGACTTGGGATGAGGACGATGATTAA
- a CDS encoding ATP-binding protein, with protein MSLRSKIYGYSSVLFAVLLIAVNLSVYIVFERMSIDNEVNRVEAEAESIVKGVRQSAGSIPPDDLLRAYAPVNGMLRIVNEDGTSSPVTTTAASEQLSKLPYKYESEKKLEYTQVEQIGYVWVSVPVIWPDGEVVNVQVTESIAETENRLSVLRTVLVAVTIIALIPAIISSRILANRMTRPIQQMTRTMSDIQSSGQFKRLPLEEGSKDELKTMGQTFNRMMDLLESNFERQERFVSDASHELKTPLTIIESYASLLQRRGKERPEVFDEAVEAILSESVRMREMTEQLLLLAKQPEQWNVQLERVDITRLATDSTRAFREAYHREVRCEDPGSIWAISDESKLKQLLFILLDNARKYSEDAIEVRLEAKGQECRIRILDRGIGMREDELEKVFDRFYRVDPARTRSLGASGSGLGLSLAKELAGAVGARIELTSTEGEGTEASIILPLSVQNGPLS; from the coding sequence ATGAGCCTGCGCAGTAAAATCTACGGATATTCGTCTGTATTATTTGCTGTGCTGTTAATCGCGGTGAACCTGTCGGTCTACATCGTGTTTGAACGGATGTCGATTGATAACGAGGTTAATCGGGTGGAAGCGGAAGCGGAGTCTATTGTCAAAGGAGTACGTCAGTCTGCCGGTTCCATTCCGCCGGACGACTTGTTGCGGGCCTACGCGCCTGTGAACGGCATGCTTCGGATTGTTAATGAAGACGGCACCAGTTCCCCGGTGACAACAACAGCAGCTTCCGAGCAGCTGAGCAAGCTACCTTATAAGTACGAAAGTGAGAAGAAATTGGAGTATACCCAAGTCGAACAGATTGGTTATGTGTGGGTATCAGTCCCGGTCATCTGGCCTGATGGCGAGGTGGTGAATGTACAAGTCACCGAGAGCATTGCAGAGACGGAGAATCGTCTGTCTGTACTTCGGACTGTGCTTGTGGCAGTCACGATTATTGCTCTGATCCCAGCCATTATCTCCAGCCGGATTCTGGCAAATCGGATGACCAGACCGATTCAGCAGATGACACGCACGATGAGTGACATTCAGTCCAGCGGCCAATTCAAGCGTCTTCCACTGGAGGAAGGGTCGAAGGATGAACTGAAAACGATGGGACAGACGTTTAACCGGATGATGGACCTGCTCGAATCCAACTTTGAACGACAGGAACGATTTGTATCCGATGCATCTCATGAGCTCAAAACACCGCTGACCATTATTGAAAGTTATGCCAGTCTGCTACAGCGGCGAGGAAAAGAGCGGCCTGAGGTATTTGATGAAGCGGTGGAAGCGATTCTGTCCGAATCGGTTCGTATGCGGGAGATGACCGAGCAACTGCTACTGCTTGCGAAGCAGCCAGAGCAGTGGAACGTACAGTTGGAGCGTGTGGATATCACGAGACTGGCGACAGACTCCACACGTGCGTTTCGCGAAGCCTATCACCGTGAAGTCCGGTGTGAAGATCCAGGTTCAATCTGGGCGATCAGCGATGAGAGCAAGCTGAAGCAGCTGTTGTTTATTTTGCTGGATAATGCCCGGAAGTATAGTGAAGATGCAATTGAAGTCAGGCTGGAAGCCAAGGGGCAAGAGTGCCGAATTCGGATTCTAGATAGAGGGATTGGTATGCGGGAGGACGAGCTGGAGAAGGTATTTGACCGATTCTACCGGGTTGATCCGGCCAGAACACGCAGTTTAGGCGCAAGCGGTTCAGGTCTGGGATTGTCGCTTGCCAAAGAGCTTGCAGGAGCAGTTGGAGCACGGATCGAACTGACCAGCACCGAGGGTGAAGGCACCGAGGCTTCGATTATTTTGCCTTTATCGGTTCAGAACGGGCCGCTCTCATGA
- a CDS encoding response regulator transcription factor has translation MNEAVLVIEDEPKIARLLELELQYEGYQVGKAGSGTEGLEKYAEGQWDLILLDVMLPGLSGIEVLRRVRAKDATVPIIMLTAKDSVEDKVSGLDLGANDYITKPFQIEELLARVRAALRLSAVASVVSSASSSTPADTGNDSPGHQDEAEAGWLTAAGLKLNEGTREVSRDGVAIELTPREFDLLVYLLQNQRQVLSRDQIVQAVWGYDYYGDTNVVDVYIRYVRKKVDNGFTPPLIHTVRGVGYVLKEQL, from the coding sequence ATGAACGAAGCCGTGCTGGTCATAGAGGATGAGCCCAAAATAGCACGTCTGCTTGAACTGGAACTACAGTATGAGGGGTATCAGGTAGGCAAGGCTGGTAGTGGAACAGAAGGACTGGAGAAGTATGCAGAAGGACAGTGGGATCTGATTCTGCTGGATGTGATGTTGCCTGGTCTGAGTGGAATTGAAGTGTTGCGGCGAGTACGGGCCAAAGATGCTACGGTACCGATCATTATGCTCACTGCCAAAGATTCGGTAGAAGACAAAGTATCTGGCCTGGATCTCGGAGCCAATGACTACATCACCAAGCCGTTCCAGATTGAAGAGCTGCTTGCCCGAGTTCGGGCCGCATTGCGGCTTAGTGCAGTGGCGTCTGTTGTTTCTTCCGCTTCTTCGTCTACACCTGCTGATACGGGGAATGACTCTCCTGGGCATCAGGATGAAGCTGAGGCGGGCTGGTTGACGGCTGCCGGGTTGAAACTGAATGAAGGAACGCGAGAGGTATCCCGAGATGGTGTGGCCATTGAGCTTACTCCACGTGAGTTCGATCTGCTGGTGTATCTGCTTCAGAATCAACGTCAGGTGCTCAGTCGTGACCAGATTGTGCAGGCCGTGTGGGGATACGATTATTATGGAGATACCAATGTGGTGGATGTGTACATCCGTTATGTGCGCAAAAAGGTGGATAACGGATTCACACCGCCCTTAATACATACCGTACGGGGCGTTGGATACGTCCTGAAGGAACAGTTATGA
- a CDS encoding SDR family oxidoreductase: protein MNVLVIGANGQIGKFVVEQLAQEGKHKVTAMIRKPEQADALKELGADVVIGDLEGSVEDLAEAMKDNNAIVFTAGSGGSTGQDKTLLIDLDGAVKTMEAAEQQGISRYILVSAYGADQREKWSESIKPYYVAKHYADRVLFASDLNYTIIRPGGLKNEPGTGKIAVGTDLEPGSIPREDVARVIVASLQEEKTYRMAFDLIAGEHPVEDALGKL, encoded by the coding sequence ATGAACGTTTTAGTTATAGGAGCAAATGGACAAATTGGAAAGTTTGTGGTGGAGCAGCTGGCACAGGAAGGCAAACATAAAGTAACGGCTATGATCCGCAAACCGGAGCAGGCAGACGCACTGAAGGAACTCGGTGCAGATGTGGTGATCGGTGATCTGGAGGGTAGTGTGGAGGACTTGGCTGAGGCAATGAAGGACAATAATGCCATTGTGTTTACGGCGGGTTCTGGCGGATCTACCGGTCAGGACAAAACACTGCTGATTGATCTCGACGGTGCGGTGAAAACGATGGAAGCCGCAGAGCAGCAAGGAATCTCCAGATATATTCTGGTCAGTGCGTATGGCGCAGATCAACGGGAGAAATGGTCAGAGTCCATTAAGCCTTATTACGTGGCGAAACATTATGCGGATCGTGTGTTGTTTGCAAGTGATCTCAATTACACGATTATACGTCCAGGTGGTCTCAAGAATGAACCGGGCACAGGCAAGATTGCAGTTGGAACCGATCTGGAGCCGGGAAGCATCCCGCGTGAAGATGTGGCCCGTGTCATCGTGGCTTCTTTGCAGGAAGAGAAGACGTACCGGATGGCCTTTGATCTGATTGCCGGGGAGCATCCGGTTGAAGATGCCTTGGGCAAATTGTAG
- a CDS encoding NAD(P)/FAD-dependent oxidoreductase: protein MSKQILILGGGYGGLLTALTARQYLSPEEATITVVNRYPTHQIITELHRLAAGSIAEQAVALPLEKLLRGKNVNLKIDTVDTIKPDEKKVLMTSGSTYSYDALVVALGSETAFFGIPGLQEYSFTLKSVSDANRIRAHVEARLDAYKQSGNKADATFVIGGGGLTGIELVGEFADLLPAVCQEKGIDFKEVSLYTVEAGPSILAGFPPELVERAKSSLEKRGVNFIVGVAITEMKENEVLLKDGSSIPTNTLVWTGGVQGNAVVANSGIEVDRGRAKVTEVLQSTSHKDVFVAGDSAVVFPSEGARPYPPTAQLAWQMGETIGHNLGVMFKGGAMESFTPVFSGTLGSLGRKDAVGMIGGNQTRLKGLPATMMKEASNIRYLAHIHGLFALAY, encoded by the coding sequence TGTCGAAGCAAATTTTGATCTTGGGTGGAGGATACGGCGGTCTGTTGACTGCATTGACTGCGCGTCAATACTTGTCTCCAGAAGAAGCGACAATTACTGTCGTGAACCGTTACCCTACACACCAAATTATCACGGAACTGCACCGTCTTGCAGCGGGAAGCATTGCTGAACAAGCAGTTGCTCTTCCACTCGAAAAATTGCTGCGTGGCAAAAACGTGAACTTGAAAATCGATACGGTGGATACAATCAAGCCGGACGAGAAAAAAGTTCTGATGACCAGCGGCTCCACATACTCTTACGATGCACTTGTCGTTGCCTTGGGCAGCGAAACGGCATTCTTCGGAATTCCGGGATTGCAAGAGTACAGCTTCACGCTCAAATCGGTTAGCGATGCAAACCGTATTCGTGCACACGTTGAAGCACGTCTTGATGCTTACAAACAGTCCGGCAACAAAGCAGACGCTACGTTTGTTATTGGTGGCGGCGGCTTGACAGGTATTGAGCTTGTTGGCGAATTCGCTGACCTGCTTCCTGCTGTATGTCAAGAAAAAGGCATCGACTTCAAAGAAGTATCCCTGTACACAGTTGAAGCAGGTCCTTCCATCCTGGCAGGATTCCCGCCAGAGCTGGTTGAACGTGCTAAATCAAGTCTTGAGAAACGTGGCGTTAACTTCATCGTTGGCGTAGCGATTACCGAGATGAAAGAAAACGAAGTTCTGCTGAAAGACGGCAGCTCCATCCCTACGAACACACTCGTATGGACAGGTGGCGTACAAGGCAACGCGGTTGTTGCTAACAGCGGAATTGAAGTGGATCGTGGCCGTGCGAAAGTTACGGAAGTTCTGCAATCTACTTCTCACAAAGACGTGTTTGTTGCTGGTGACAGCGCAGTAGTCTTCCCTAGCGAAGGCGCTCGCCCTTACCCTCCAACAGCACAATTGGCTTGGCAAATGGGTGAGACTATTGGTCACAACTTGGGCGTTATGTTCAAAGGTGGCGCAATGGAATCCTTCACACCAGTATTCTCCGGTACGCTGGGAAGTCTGGGTCGTAAAGATGCTGTCGGCATGATCGGTGGCAACCAGACTCGTCTGAAAGGTCTGCCTGCAACCATGATGAAAGAAGCAAGTAACATCCGTTACCTGGCTCATATTCACGGTTTGTTTGCACTGGCTTACTAA